Within Citrus sinensis cultivar Valencia sweet orange chromosome 1, DVS_A1.0, whole genome shotgun sequence, the genomic segment GCAGTGCAGAGAAGATGTGAGAGACATTACAAAGAACAACAAGGCGGAGGAAGAAGAGATtatgttgttgatgatgatgaagaagaagatgaaggcAATAATCATCACCGGGACCCGAAGTGGCAACACGAGCAATGTTTAAAGCAATGCGAGAGGCGGGAGAGTGGggaacagcagcagcagcagtgCAAGAGTTGGTGCGAGAAACACAGACAGAAAGGgcaaagaagaagagaaaaagagggaaaGTTTAACCCCTCAAGCAACTGGCAGGGATCAGAAGAAGAGGAGGAGAACAATCCTTACTACTTTCACTCACAAAGATTCCGGTATCGGGTGAGGTCCGATTCAGGTCATATGAGGGTTTTACAGAGGTTCAGTCAGAAATCTCATCTTCTTCGCGGCATCGACAATTACAGATTGGCCATTCTCGAGGCAAATCCCAGCACCTTAGTTGTGCCACATCATTCTGATGCTGAAACTATTTTGGTTTTACTCAAGGGTGAGaatgatgaaattaattaacaacagtttatatgtttttttggctgtttaattaaacaatttaaacatggttgtttaattttgtttacagGAAAGGGAGTGATTACACTTGTGTCACATGAAAGAAGGGAGTCTTTCAACATGGAGCATGGGGACGTAATCAGTGTTCCAGCAGGGACTACTTACTACCTCAGTAACCAAGATAATGTCGACAGGCTACATGTGGCCAAGCTCCTTCAGCCTGTTAATACTCCAGGCCAATTCAGGGTACTAATTTTCCTCTTAATtatcagaattttttttaacttgtcCGCCAGTCTCCAACATAAATGCACAAATCGCAGAACATTGCTGATGTGTTGTACAGTTGACGTCTAATTATTTTCTCGTGATTAGTGTGTTgcatatgaattttttatcttgtttGGCTGCGGGAATACTACGCTGCTGGAGGTGGATTTCCAGAGTCATATTACAAAGTCTTCAGCTATGACATCCTTGAGCGTGCACTAAATgtagtgtttttattttcttattattattatttcatttttgtttgttctcTTTATGTATATCTTTCTAATTAGACTTATGGTCTTGGTTTTCACAAGACACCACGTGAACAACTACACAGTCTGTTTGAGGTTCAGCAGAGGCAGCAGGGTACAATCAAAAGAGCCTCACAGGAGCAGCTCAAAGCATTAAGCCATCATGCTTCTTCACGAAGGCGCCACGGCAGGGGATCTACTGCTCCGTTCAATCTGCTTAGTAGAAAACCAATATATAACAACAATTTTGGACGGTTTTTCGAAGCAACTCCAAAGGATTACCAACAATTACAAGAAATAGATGCCGGTGTCACTTATGTCGAAATCAACCAAGTAATTACAACAGCTCTACTCATCATTTTACTGCAAgtgtatattatatatatagagcaGTATCAGTTCCGGTGCTATTATCATCAATAGGCAGTTTGTCTTTCCGAATACCATAATCATTGTTCATCCATCCTAAGTGAAGAAGAATTCTCTCCTTCCATACTTTATAGTTATCACCTTTCAACTTTGGAGTATCACCTTTCTGGAATCAAATGTGACATTCCCGAATTAAAAGATGATAACTATAAAGTATGGAAGGAGAAAATTCTTCTTCACTTAAGATAGATGGACATTAAATGTGCTATTCTAAAAGAAGAatcacttatatatatatatataatgcgGACACACTTTTAAACTATACGGTTTTAaagtgttaaaaattaattcttttaaaccCTATGGTTTTAAAGTGTGTctgcatgaaaaaaaaaaaatgcggGCGCCCGCACTAGAGAAGCACTACATATATATGTAGGTGTACATAGGTATACGTaggtatgtatgtatgtatatatgtgtatgtgtgtgtagaTATGtaggtatatatatacatacatatacatatacatatacatatatataggatttttcaattagagatttctgactttaataaagtcagGGATTagttaaaagacaaaagaaattagattttaattcaatacaTGATAAAATATAGGGTGCGTTTAGcacattgtattgtattatgttgtattgcattattttaatgcatgtgtattgtattagcattgtattaaaataatgtattgaattaaaaagttatatttatttattattaaaaaaagtaaaaaaaaaaaaaagagaagcaaaagcaaaacgTTAATGCGGCAACTGCCGCATTAAGCTAAATCTGACTCACAATCGGATTTAGCTAATGCGGTAGTTGCCGCATTAGTACACCCCTTTTAACCCAACACAATTTCTTTCTAAACAAGAATTTGATATTAAGGCACACCCCTTTTAACCCAACACAATTTCTTTCTAAACAGGACTTTGATATTAAGTTAACGTGAACAATATCTTAATATACTATAATCCCATGTTCCAAACACATTTATAGTGAATTAGagtttgtgtttattttgtcttttatctTAATAAAGTCAGTGATCCCTAATTGAAAAACTACTCTTCTAATAATTTTGCAAATTTTGCAGGGAGGTATGATGGTGCCACATTACAATTCTAAGGCAACAACAATTGTTTTAGTTGTAGAAGGAAGGGGCCGCTTTGAAATGGGGGGGCCGCTTTCAAGCCGGTGGAGCCAAGAATCACAACgtgaacaacaagaagaagaagaggaagaagaaagcaGTAGAGAGCTTCAAAAGATCAGCGCCAATTTGTCGCCTGGAGTCGTCTTCATAATCCCGCCAGGTCATCCTATTGCCCTTGTAGCCTCCCCAAATGAGAAGTTACTAACAGTTGGGTTTAGCCTCAACGCGAGGAACAACCAGAGAAACTTCCTTGCAGGTATAAATAATAAGGCCTATCTATTTATGTGTTCATGAATAGCAAAGACCAAGATTGTATTATTCTCAATTTGTGCCACTTATTTTGAATGATCTGTTTCTATTGTGAAGGGAAAATTAACATAATGAACCAAGTGGAACGAGAGACCATGGAGGTGGCTTTCAATGTGCCAGCAAGATTAATAGAGAGAGTTTTCGGTACCAATCCAAAGGAATCTTATTTTGTTGCTGGCCCTGAAGAACAGCAGCAGAGAGATGAAGCTGGCAGTGGCAAATCCTTGCCCTCAATTTTGGACATTGCTGGTGTCTTCTAGGTAGCTGGGGGATAGAACAATTGACACAGAGAGTTGAGGCTATGTTATATATCAATGTATGTTAGTAAGCAATAAGCAGAGGAAAGGCGTATATATTGTTAAGGGAGTGAAGTTTTGTTGGACTTTGCTATGACTGTCtggtataaataaataaactgtgCTGACTTTTTCCTTCTCATGTCCATCTCATTATCATAGGCACGATGCAGGCGTTACTGATTAAGGTCGGTATGTTGCAATGGCTAATGCAGGACAAAATATCTCAATTTTGTACATCGCGCTGCGAGATAATTTCATTATCCTTTGATAGCAAGCACACTTTTTCCCTAGGCACCTTGTAATTGATTAAGGCATAGCGCACCGAAGATGAAATAGGGAATCGATGAAATTTACATAGACGATAAATCGGGACCGACGAAATTTACACAGACGATAAATCGGATTTTGGAATCTTAATGAGACGAATTGTCGTCAAGAGTATGCGTCGACGCAAAATCGGCACAGTTTTGACATTGTCATAGTTATTATAAatgcataaaagaaaagtccTCTATGAGTTCAACAAAGAAGCGAAAAAATTTCTCAAGGCCCCGATTTCTCCGCCTTCTTATCTGGTGTCCAAGTTCATTTTACCAACACCTGTTTTAACTGATGGGTGTTTTTAAGGTTCAGAGCAAAAATGGCGGTATCTTCAGTAAAATGATGATATTAGAGCCTGAAATCAATGAGCTTGTTGCCAGTTGCCACTACTGTTAATCGGAATGAATGAGTTTGCTGCGCATAAAACTTGATAAAATTTTCAGGAAGGAGTTGTATCATCAATGCTCACTGGTTTATTCCTCTGAATTATATTTCTGCGCTGAACATAGGCTTGTTCAAGGTGTTTCATATAGACAGCTTTAAATTAGTAAGATCGCACTTGCATCTAAAACATTTCCAGGATGTGTATAAAATATTCCATTAGAGCTAGCTTCTGTGTATTCTTTTTCAGGAATGAACAGAAGAACACAAGTTTATTGCCAAAAATACTACAGTCTGACTGTCTGAAACTGTAACTTCTAAATGAATCTTTTTCTGTAATCAATCTGGTCTCCTGACTACAAAATCAACGGGCCATGAATCGGCacattttactttttagtcCTTAAATTTCCATCTACTTTGGGATGGGCAATAAAATGTCGCTTATTGCATTACCACTACACGggttcaatattttatttatgagataAAAGCTTGATGCAACAAATATTGCATGTACCTGGGATGCAGGACTTTTCTCACATTTATTCAATAGGGCAAGAAAAGCCTTACATCATCAATAGAGTGCAGgggataaaagaaaagaaaatacaggAAAAAAAGAACTCCCAATTATTCATCCTGGCAAAGGGAATTTAGACAAAACATACCAAACTCAATTTAAGTAGAGACAATTCCAAGCTTCTAATTATTCATTTTGGCAAATGAGACTTTGCAATACGGCCATCACCTCCCTTCGGATAAAATCCTCCAGGGACACGTTCATTGCCAGATCCATAAACAATCCTCAGGACTTCTTCAGGAGTTCTGTCATATGCAACTGAGTTTTCATCTCCTGCAAGCACATTGCCTTCGATTTTGCCTTCAGCGCCCAGGGCTTTCGGAACAACAAGGCCTTCATCTTTTATTCCTGACCGTCCAAGAGTATTCCTCAGCTGTGAAATTTTGTTCGTGAATTCTGCAACTCTT encodes:
- the LOC112499555 gene encoding vicilin Jug r 2.0101, producing the protein MRELTGSSSSSVGIREREEERHREQRERDWEREREQFEDINIVPQDPEEEYKQCKQLCEKQEAVQRRCERHYKEQQGGGRRDYVVDDDEEEDEGNNHHRDPKWQHEQCLKQCERRESGEQQQQQCKSWCEKHRQKGQRRREKEGKFNPSSNWQGSEEEEENNPYYFHSQRFRYRVRSDSGHMRVLQRFSQKSHLLRGIDNYRLAILEANPSTLVVPHHSDAETILVLLKGKGVITLVSHERRESFNMEHGDVISVPAGTTYYLSNQDNVDRLHVAKLLQPVNTPGQFREYYAAGGGFPESYYKVFSYDILERALNTPREQLHSLFEVQQRQQGTIKRASQEQLKALSHHASSRRRHGRGSTAPFNLLSRKPIYNNNFGRFFEATPKDYQQLQEIDAGVTYVEINQGGMMVPHYNSKATTIVLVVEGRGRFEMGGPLSSRWSQESQREQQEEEEEEESSRELQKISANLSPGVVFIIPPGHPIALVASPNEKLLTVGFSLNARNNQRNFLAGKINIMNQVERETMEVAFNVPARLIERVFGTNPKESYFVAGPEEQQQRDEAGSGKSLPSILDIAGVF